TTCTGAACGCCCGTTTCTATACTTCTGCCGCCCGGGGCATGCCAGGACCATTCAAGCTCGGAGAGGATACCCTCATCGTCAAAAAGACCGTATACTCTCCACTCTCCCCGCTCCTCCTGGATTCTGGTTTCCGGCATTGACGGTGTGAGGGTGGCCAGGCGCTGTCCGAGATCTCCGACGATGGATGGGGATATGAGGTCAGCAATGGTGCTTGATCCTGTTCTGACCCCGAACAATCGTTGAAACGGCTCGTCCGCTGAGACGATCGCCAGATTGGGAGTGGTCCTGCATCCGGGAAGGCCATGGGTGGCGGTGAGCGCTTCGTTGAGTTGTCTGGAGATATGGAGTGCAGCTTCAACTTCCTTTGTCCGGGAAAGGTTCCTGAAAAGGTCGATTCTGGAGCCCTTCAGGGGGCCGTGCCTGACGATCTCGCTGGAGTAGGCGATCCACCTGATCTTCTCTCCCCGCATCGCCCACTCCAGTCCTCCCGCGTCGCGCCCCTTTCGATAAATGGCCTCAATTTTTGTTATGAAGCCTTCGGGGTTCTGGAAGAGTGGAGCTATTTCAGACTCGATCACTTCGATGGCATCTCTTCCGATGAACGCTTCGGGTGAAAGGCCGTAATCCTCCCTGAACACCTCGTTGACATAGATAACCACGCCCTCGTGATCGATCAGCAGCACACCGTCGCTGGCCGGGTCAATGGCCTGGTGCAGGTGTGCGATCTCCTGATTGCGAATGTTCAGTTTTGAACTCTCCAAGGCATATCCGCTCCCACGTCCCGTTTAATTTCATAATCAACAAGACATATATTTGTTATGGAATAATCAAGAATTGCATCAGAGATACATTTCGTTAAAAAAATATCGCCTGCCATGATATCAGTAAAGGGTATTTTTCCCTCCCCTGTGCGTGCGTGGGAAGGTATGGCGCCCCTGAAGGCAAAAAAAAAGATCAAATGGAGAGAAGATCTATAATCGCTTTTGCAAAGTTTTCTGATGCAGACGGCCCGTTTGCCGTCACGATCCTGCCGTCAGTCACCACATCATTGTCCACCTGTGTCGCCCCGCCCCGCTTCATCTCAATCGTGGAGCCCGGACTGCAAAATACTGTTGCCTTTCTCCCTGAAAGAATGCCGGCCCGTGCAAGAACGACCGGAGATAGGCAGATCGCCGCGACAACTTTTCCGGCAGAGGCGAAGGACCGCACAAGAGTGACCAGATCGCTGTTCCCCCAGAGATGGTCCTGAGAACCGATTCCGCCGGCGATGACGATGCCGTCGTAATCGTCTGGAGATATCGCCATAAAGGGCACTGACGCCTCCACCGAGGCCCCGAGCATCCCTTCGCAGGTACCCGCGCGGGTCGATGCGATCACCGTCTCAATGCCGGCATCTGCAAAGAGGCGCAGAGGGATCAGCACCTCTTCATCCCGAAATTTGTCCGGCGCGATTGCACATACGATCTTCATAGCAGTAGGTGGGTGACCGCGCCGGATAACAGTATCTTCACCGGTGATCATGAAGGTGGGGGCCGAGTGCGGTGTCCGGCCTGTATTTCTCCGCGATACCGAGTGCGGTCTCCCTGAGGCTCTGGTGGTCGGCAAGACAGGCGGCGGGAGGGGGCTGCTGCCTGAGGATCTGTGAAGTGTTCTCGGGACAGTGTAACGAATCTTCTGTAAAAATAATTTGGCCCTGAATCCAACCTAGATTTGCAGAAAGGAGAAACAGGGCCATGGATCCCTTAGCGTTAATCGAAGATTATCTTTCCGATAATGAGAATGGCATGAAGACCCTCATCACCTGGTTCCTCAACCAGGTGATGCTGCTCGAAGCCCTCCACCAGGCGGGAGCCGAGCAGTATGAACGAACCGATGCGCGGAAGGCTCACCGAAACGGCTACAAGAAGCGATCTCTGAAAACCCGATATGGAGAAACGATCCTCCAGAAACCGCAGTTCCGAGAATTTCCCTTCGAAACACAGGTATTTGGACGCTATTCCCGGGTTGAGAAGGCTCTTGAGAATGCTATCTTTGAATCCTACCTTCAGGGAGTCTCAACCCGCCGGATCCAGGAGATTGTTGCTCATTTTGGCATCGAACAACTCTCTCCTGCTTCAGTATCCAGGATAGCAAAGGACCTCGATGAACAGGTCCATGCATTCCTTCAGAGGCCTATTGAACAGGAGATTCCCTATCTCTTTGTGGATGCTTCGTACTACAAAGTCAGAGAGGGACCACGCTACATCACCAAAGCTCTTCTGGTGATCGCCGGTGTTCGAATGGATGGCTACCGCGAAATCCTGGGAGCCAGAATCACTGATTGCGAGAATGAGATGTTCTGGTCGGGATTGTTCGAAGACCTCAAAGAACGAGGATTGGTGGGTGTCAAGATGGTTGTCTCAGATGGTCATGCCGGGATCCAGAAGGCGGCGGAAGCCACCTTCCTCGGCGCATCGTGGCAGATGTGCTCGGTCCATTGCACCCGGGCGGTTTTAAAGAATATTCCACGGAAACATCAGAAAGAAGTTGCTGAGTCCTTGAAGGAGGCATATGGGGACGAGGAGAGACTGCAGGAGCTTGCAGACGATCTGAACGAACGAGGATATCGGAAAGCGGCCAATACGATCGAGAGATTCATCCCGGGACTTATGAGTTACACGGCGTTCCCGAAAGAGCACGCAAAGCGGATCCGAACGACGAACATGATGGAAAGAGTCAACAAGGAACTGAAACGGAGAACCAAAGTTGTAGGGGCCTTTCCCAATGAAGAGTCACTCCTCAGGCTGGCAGGATCCATCCTGATGGACATCAATGAGGAGTGGGTGACCGGCAGAAGATATTTGACGATGGAGGGGGAATGATCAAACAAGGAGACAGGGCTCAGACGAATTACAGAAGATCTGAAACACTACCGTTCTCGGTGATCTGGATCAGTTCGGTTGTGATCACGGCGTTGAGCCAGATGAGATCTTTTAGCATCTCTTTTTCCTCGTTGTCCATGAAAGATTCCACAACGCAGGACCATAAAGGCGTTTCTCCTGCAGAAAGCAACAATTATGCCGGAGCCGGATAAAATACCTGAGTATGGGATATCTGGAGGAACTATCTGCAAAGGGGCAGAAAGCAAACCCATTTTTTGTCATGATGGGGATTGAGCCGATCTCCTTCGGCGATGGGGCGGCCGTTCTGTCGATGCAGGTGAGGCCCGATATGCTGAACGGCGACGGCTGGCTGCAGGGCGGCGTCTATACGGCGCTTGTGGACGAAGCAATGGCCCTTGCTCTCATTACCGTGCTGGGAGAGGGGGAGCGTATCGCCACCATCTCTGAGGCGACGTCGTTCCTCTCGGGCGTTCAGGACGGGATGATCTGTGCGTCCGGCCGCGTGATCCGCAAAGGCAGGTCTGTCGCTTTTGCAGAGGGGGAAGTTACCCGCGACGACGGACGGGTGCTGGCCAGGACAACAGCGTCCTTTGCTGTTCTGCAGCCCGGCAGATAGGAGAGGCCGGTCCCTGCTCAGGTAAATGCCCTGAAATGGCTGGTTCTGGACAGATGCCCTATCCAATCTGCCAACCCCCTCCCGAACAACTATAATCCACCGGTGAGATATATTTCAGCAGACGATGATCCGCGGGGAATTGTTTTGAAGTATA
Above is a window of Methanofollis tationis DNA encoding:
- a CDS encoding IS256 family transposase — protein: MDPLALIEDYLSDNENGMKTLITWFLNQVMLLEALHQAGAEQYERTDARKAHRNGYKKRSLKTRYGETILQKPQFREFPFETQVFGRYSRVEKALENAIFESYLQGVSTRRIQEIVAHFGIEQLSPASVSRIAKDLDEQVHAFLQRPIEQEIPYLFVDASYYKVREGPRYITKALLVIAGVRMDGYREILGARITDCENEMFWSGLFEDLKERGLVGVKMVVSDGHAGIQKAAEATFLGASWQMCSVHCTRAVLKNIPRKHQKEVAESLKEAYGDEERLQELADDLNERGYRKAANTIERFIPGLMSYTAFPKEHAKRIRTTNMMERVNKELKRRTKVVGAFPNEESLLRLAGSILMDINEEWVTGRRYLTMEGE
- a CDS encoding DJ-1/PfpI/YhbO family deglycase/protease gives rise to the protein MKIVCAIAPDKFRDEEVLIPLRLFADAGIETVIASTRAGTCEGMLGASVEASVPFMAISPDDYDGIVIAGGIGSQDHLWGNSDLVTLVRSFASAGKVVAAICLSPVVLARAGILSGRKATVFCSPGSTIEMKRGGATQVDNDVVTDGRIVTANGPSASENFAKAIIDLLSI
- a CDS encoding PaaI family thioesterase, with protein sequence MGYLEELSAKGQKANPFFVMMGIEPISFGDGAAVLSMQVRPDMLNGDGWLQGGVYTALVDEAMALALITVLGEGERIATISEATSFLSGVQDGMICASGRVIRKGRSVAFAEGEVTRDDGRVLARTTASFAVLQPGR